In Prescottella soli, a genomic segment contains:
- a CDS encoding BTAD domain-containing putative transcriptional regulator gives MIYRLLGPLEVAHTDSGDEILDLGPRKQRAVLAVLLLGRGRVVSTARLVDALWGDDAPASAMASIQAYISNLRRVLRVETGATSPIGRQPPGYVLDISTDEVDLVSFLDDAENARRLAEDGAWEPALKTADRALSAVRGPLLEDLADAPWVQVEAAGFDEVRTECRETRITALLALGRVPPALVEAAQLCSEFPYRDRTCWLRMLALHRAGRSSEALEWFRSHVGRLDAELGLEPGTELRALQSAILRHDPGLAAWPRTPGWTGAEHVPLVPLPASQSSSADAPGAGDAVGEVETGRVFVGRRGETLVIERMLDDVLAGSTRWLALTGPAGIGKTRLAEECAARTVAVGGAAVWARCPEDDGAPAWWPIRRLVRELGGDADAVLIPATGVDPDEARFAVYERVLEVIEAAVAGKPALAVVVDDIQWADPTSLRCLSYLVGALLHRPVCFVLTLRDTGIETVGALVDAVLRGEGNRHVTVPPLGPAEVEELASHVAGERIGPAHVQVLTDRTGGNPLFVSEYARLPRDERLGDEIPMAVRSVLGRRLAAVEPAVLQVLRVAAVLGDAIEIDLLAAASRLDLDALADYLDEAADERIIVTAPGARGYVFAHGLLRHEVLEAMPALRRQRIHARVAEILAESSDADRASRRAQHLCAALPLADPREVLDACTVAAREATERWSSETAAHWWETAVQIFDQLPASERSPDDRDDLLVARVEALARAGRGQTVLDVVGAGLLDAVREGRTSGAGRLAAALLRAAGGWPWVSYGRDPGPLLERLDALEPFVESDPVAHSRVLSALAVGNCYHPDSAVPDGISRRALELARAQGDPDVIADALLGRILLFSGVARHGRESVELLTELLELPHQQSRVDDVIVHTVASMTQMNLANVDAAAAHMRQGIIGCDLLRLPVVRVQLRWMEGTLAEWRGDLEQAARQYDTARQIHLQTELYTAGSADLAQNTLRWEQGELAGTTPGFVEPRAWSTAIAAARGDRRAAVEGIARWTSGPGPDVWTTLGHQTLLAHIVADLSLVEYADLFLELLAPFTDRIATVGQVGVVGTVAEASARLHAMLGQTDQASALLEQAEQIAHRTSGAPTLLRCRLLRAQLEPNSAGRAGELSAVAEESERRGMHGLAAQARSLPA, from the coding sequence ATGATCTATCGGCTGCTCGGACCGCTGGAGGTCGCCCACACCGACTCCGGTGACGAGATCCTCGATCTGGGGCCGCGCAAGCAACGCGCGGTCCTGGCCGTCCTGCTGCTCGGTCGGGGGCGGGTGGTGTCCACCGCCCGCCTCGTCGACGCCCTCTGGGGGGACGATGCGCCCGCGAGTGCCATGGCGAGCATCCAGGCGTACATCTCGAACCTACGCCGGGTGCTCCGTGTCGAGACCGGAGCCACCTCGCCGATCGGGCGGCAACCGCCGGGTTACGTCCTCGACATTTCGACCGACGAGGTCGATCTGGTGAGTTTCCTCGACGACGCCGAGAACGCGCGGCGTCTCGCGGAGGACGGGGCGTGGGAACCAGCGCTGAAGACCGCCGACCGTGCACTCTCGGCAGTCCGGGGGCCGTTGCTCGAGGACCTGGCCGATGCGCCGTGGGTTCAGGTGGAGGCCGCGGGCTTCGACGAGGTACGGACAGAATGTAGGGAGACCCGGATCACCGCGCTGCTCGCGCTGGGGCGGGTCCCGCCCGCCCTCGTGGAAGCGGCCCAGTTGTGCAGCGAATTCCCGTACCGGGACCGAACCTGCTGGCTCCGGATGCTCGCGCTGCACCGGGCAGGCCGGTCGTCGGAGGCGCTGGAGTGGTTCCGATCGCACGTCGGTCGGCTCGACGCCGAGTTGGGGCTCGAGCCCGGGACCGAGCTGCGTGCACTCCAGAGTGCGATCCTGCGCCACGATCCGGGTCTCGCGGCCTGGCCCCGCACACCGGGATGGACCGGGGCGGAACACGTTCCGCTAGTTCCGCTACCCGCGTCCCAGTCCTCGAGCGCCGACGCACCCGGGGCGGGCGACGCGGTCGGCGAGGTGGAAACCGGCCGCGTGTTCGTCGGGCGCAGAGGCGAAACGCTCGTGATCGAGCGGATGCTCGACGACGTCCTCGCCGGCTCGACGCGGTGGCTTGCACTCACCGGCCCCGCCGGGATCGGGAAAACACGGTTGGCGGAGGAGTGTGCTGCGCGGACGGTGGCTGTCGGTGGGGCGGCGGTCTGGGCGCGGTGCCCGGAGGACGACGGCGCACCCGCCTGGTGGCCGATCCGCCGACTGGTGCGTGAGCTCGGCGGCGACGCGGACGCGGTGTTGATTCCGGCGACGGGCGTCGACCCGGACGAGGCGCGATTCGCCGTGTACGAACGGGTGCTGGAGGTGATCGAAGCAGCGGTCGCGGGTAAGCCCGCTCTGGCCGTCGTCGTCGACGACATACAGTGGGCCGACCCGACTTCGCTGCGGTGCCTGTCCTATCTGGTGGGCGCGCTACTCCACCGCCCGGTGTGTTTCGTGTTGACGCTGCGTGACACCGGAATCGAAACGGTCGGTGCACTCGTCGATGCGGTGCTGCGCGGGGAAGGCAACCGGCACGTCACGGTGCCGCCGTTGGGGCCGGCCGAGGTCGAGGAGCTGGCCAGCCACGTCGCCGGTGAGCGGATCGGTCCGGCCCATGTCCAGGTCCTGACCGACCGAACCGGGGGTAACCCGCTGTTCGTCTCGGAGTACGCGCGGCTGCCGCGCGACGAGCGACTCGGCGACGAGATACCGATGGCCGTCCGGTCGGTGCTGGGCAGACGACTCGCAGCCGTGGAACCGGCGGTGTTGCAGGTGCTGCGAGTTGCGGCCGTGCTCGGCGACGCCATCGAGATCGACCTCTTGGCGGCGGCGTCTCGCCTCGACCTGGACGCGCTCGCCGACTACCTCGACGAGGCGGCGGACGAACGCATCATCGTGACTGCGCCCGGGGCACGGGGATACGTCTTCGCGCACGGATTGCTGCGACACGAGGTCCTCGAGGCCATGCCCGCGTTGCGACGTCAGCGCATCCACGCGCGGGTCGCCGAGATCCTGGCGGAGTCCTCCGATGCGGACCGTGCCAGTCGGCGTGCCCAACACCTATGCGCCGCACTGCCCCTGGCGGATCCGCGCGAGGTGCTCGACGCGTGCACCGTCGCGGCCCGGGAGGCGACGGAGCGATGGAGTTCGGAGACCGCCGCGCACTGGTGGGAGACCGCCGTCCAGATATTCGACCAACTGCCCGCGTCGGAACGGTCGCCCGACGATCGTGACGATCTGCTGGTGGCTCGGGTGGAGGCACTGGCCCGCGCCGGTCGCGGGCAGACCGTTCTCGACGTCGTCGGTGCCGGTCTGCTCGACGCGGTGCGCGAAGGACGCACCTCGGGCGCGGGGCGGCTGGCGGCCGCACTCCTGCGTGCCGCGGGAGGGTGGCCGTGGGTGTCGTACGGCCGGGATCCGGGGCCGCTCCTCGAACGCCTCGACGCACTGGAACCGTTCGTCGAGTCGGATCCCGTCGCGCACTCCCGGGTCCTGTCCGCGCTCGCGGTGGGCAACTGCTACCACCCGGATTCCGCAGTGCCCGACGGTATAAGCCGGCGCGCGCTCGAACTGGCTCGGGCCCAGGGTGATCCGGACGTGATCGCCGATGCACTGCTGGGTCGGATCCTCCTCTTCTCGGGAGTGGCGCGGCATGGTCGGGAATCGGTCGAACTGCTGACCGAGCTGCTCGAATTGCCGCACCAGCAGTCGCGGGTCGACGACGTCATCGTGCACACGGTCGCGAGCATGACGCAGATGAATCTCGCGAACGTCGATGCCGCCGCCGCACACATGCGCCAGGGAATCATCGGCTGCGACCTGTTGCGCCTACCCGTGGTTCGAGTCCAGCTCAGGTGGATGGAAGGCACGCTCGCGGAGTGGCGCGGAGACCTCGAACAAGCTGCGCGACAGTACGACACGGCACGGCAGATCCATCTGCAAACCGAGCTGTACACCGCGGGTAGCGCCGACCTCGCTCAGAACACCTTGAGATGGGAGCAGGGTGAGCTGGCTGGCACGACACCCGGCTTTGTCGAGCCGAGGGCATGGAGTACCGCGATCGCGGCGGCACGGGGCGACCGGCGGGCCGCGGTCGAGGGCATCGCGCGCTGGACGTCGGGCCCGGGGCCGGACGTGTGGACCACGCTGGGACACCAGACGCTACTCGCCCATATCGTCGCCGATCTGTCCCTGGTCGAGTACGCCGACCTGTTCCTCGAACTTCTCGCGCCCTTCACGGACCGGATCGCGACCGTGGGACAGGTGGGGGTCGTCGGTACGGTCGCCGAGGCGTCCGCACGCTTGCACGCCATGCTGGGGCAGACCGATCAGGCGTCAGCCCTGCTGGAGCAGGCGGAGCAGATCGCACACCGTACGTCGGGCGCGCCGACGCTGCTGCGGTGCAGACTGCTTCGCGCGCAGCTCGAGCCTAACTCGGCTGGGCGCGCCGGTGAACTGTCCGCGGTCGCCGAGGAATCGGAACGCCGCGGGATGCACGGACTGGCGGCACAGGCACGGTCGCTGCCCGCCTGA
- a CDS encoding MFS transporter — protein sequence MPVETIPKGVATRRATLIVVCVTTAMLMLDIAVVNTALPSIAVDLDTGVSGLQWVVDAYTLALATVVLSAGSWADRRGRRYVFEIGIAAFTVASLICTVAPDILVLDLARTVQGVGAAVMFACSLALLADVFEKGPARTTALAAYGATIGGAFAIGPLVGGLLTELVHWRAIFLINVPIGLLTLAVTVRWVPESRDPNPRGADVIGQILVCIGLGALVFGLLRGNEVGWTAPATVVALVVGAVALIGFVGYELRAREPMLPPQLLTNRAFAGAQVAAFAISASLFAVFVYTTIYLQNILHLSPVEAGLVYLPATVAMFVVAGATAKLDGRIPVSVTLTASLILVASGLVMMTVVDVSSSKYAILPGFAVALVGAGVFNPVMSGLVLGESTADHFGLAAGINDAFRQTGIAVGVAGLGALLPAQSMLPGGSPEDFVSGLHAALMVASLVAALGALVCAATLPARRSARRSADGVGEVVSAVR from the coding sequence ATGCCGGTCGAAACAATTCCGAAGGGCGTCGCAACGCGACGCGCAACCCTGATCGTGGTCTGCGTGACCACGGCGATGTTGATGCTCGACATCGCCGTGGTCAACACCGCCCTGCCCTCCATCGCGGTCGATCTCGACACCGGCGTGAGCGGGCTGCAGTGGGTCGTCGACGCCTACACGCTGGCGTTGGCGACCGTGGTCCTCAGCGCCGGATCGTGGGCTGACCGGCGTGGGCGTCGCTACGTGTTCGAAATCGGCATCGCGGCGTTCACCGTCGCCTCGCTGATCTGCACGGTGGCGCCGGACATCTTGGTGCTCGACCTTGCACGCACGGTGCAAGGGGTCGGCGCCGCCGTCATGTTCGCCTGCTCGCTCGCACTCCTCGCCGACGTGTTCGAGAAGGGTCCCGCGCGCACCACGGCGCTGGCCGCGTACGGCGCCACGATCGGCGGGGCGTTCGCGATCGGTCCGCTGGTCGGCGGTCTGCTGACCGAGCTGGTGCACTGGCGGGCCATTTTCCTGATCAACGTCCCGATCGGACTGCTGACACTCGCCGTCACTGTCAGGTGGGTGCCGGAGTCGCGGGACCCGAACCCCCGCGGTGCCGACGTGATCGGACAGATCCTCGTCTGCATCGGGTTGGGCGCGCTCGTTTTCGGGCTGTTGCGCGGCAACGAGGTCGGATGGACCGCGCCGGCGACGGTTGTCGCTCTCGTCGTCGGTGCCGTCGCGCTGATCGGATTCGTCGGATACGAACTGCGGGCGCGTGAACCGATGTTGCCGCCGCAGCTGCTGACGAACCGGGCGTTCGCGGGCGCGCAGGTCGCGGCCTTCGCGATCTCGGCGTCGTTGTTCGCGGTGTTCGTCTACACCACGATCTACCTGCAGAACATCCTGCACTTGTCGCCTGTCGAGGCGGGGTTGGTGTACCTGCCCGCGACGGTCGCCATGTTCGTCGTCGCAGGCGCAACCGCGAAACTCGACGGCCGAATCCCTGTGTCGGTCACGCTGACTGCTTCGCTGATCTTGGTGGCTTCGGGCTTGGTGATGATGACCGTCGTGGACGTGTCCAGCTCGAAGTACGCGATCCTGCCCGGGTTCGCCGTCGCCCTGGTGGGCGCCGGAGTGTTCAATCCGGTGATGAGCGGGCTGGTGCTTGGGGAGAGCACTGCCGACCACTTCGGGTTGGCCGCCGGCATCAACGACGCATTCCGCCAGACCGGGATTGCTGTGGGCGTGGCCGGTCTCGGAGCCCTCCTGCCCGCGCAATCGATGCTGCCGGGGGGATCGCCGGAGGACTTCGTCTCCGGCCTCCACGCCGCGCTGATGGTCGCCTCACTCGTCGCGGCGCTCGGAGCGCTGGTCTGCGCGGCAACCCTGCCCGCGCGACGTTCTGCGCGTCGGAGCGCCGACGGTGTCGGTGAGGTCGTTTCGGCAGTGCGATGA